A genomic window from Camelina sativa cultivar DH55 chromosome 2, Cs, whole genome shotgun sequence includes:
- the LOC104730810 gene encoding glycine-rich RNA-binding protein 4, mitochondrial — protein sequence MAMAMRLPAISRAVTEAASSPVGLRRLFCSNASKFSFLSPQAETQTPARPQAEPSTNLFVSGLSKRTTSEGLRTAFAQFGEIADAKVVTDRVSGYSKGFGFVRYTTLEDSAKGIAGMDGKFLDGWVIFAEYARPREQMPSYQPQNNMSRPPYYGNR from the exons ATGGCGATGGCTATGAGACTTCCAGCGATATCAAGAGCGGTGACGGAAGCTGCTTCGTCTCCGGTTGGTTTGAGACGACTCTTCTGTTCAAACGCTTCAAAGTTCTCATTTTTATCTCCACAAGCTGAAACCCAAACACCAGCTCGCCCTCAGGCTGAACCTAGCACCAACCTCTTCGTCTCCG GGCTTAGTAAGCGCACTACTTCTGAAGGACTTAGGACAGCTTTTGCTCAGTTTGGAGAAATTGCTGATG CTAAGGTTGTCACAGACAGAGTATCAGGATATTCCAAAGGGTTTGGATTTGTTAGATACACCACCTTAGAAGATTCTGCAAAAGGCATTGCTGGAATGGATGGGAAG TTTCTTGACGGTTGGGTCATATTCGCGGAGTATGCAAGACCAAGAGAGCAAATGCCGTCATATCAACCTCAGAACAACATGTCTCGTCCTCCATATTATGGTAACCGTTAG
- the LOC104730819 gene encoding uncharacterized protein LOC104730819 — translation MKFLLELVVPCFGSQQFQESTAAAADDSASDEAQTLMKQRRRRKRVRVAGQPGQTAEWRPSLSVISETKPAIREKSGKDEEKKKVRRKSEGNDGEDAASSRSGHVRFRSDDFGRNAFEPVIPAFSPTPFMF, via the exons ATGAAATTCTTGTTGGAGCTAGTCGTGCCTTGTTTTGGTTCACAGCAGTTCCAAGAATCCACCGCCGCAGCCGCGGACGATTCGGCTTCAGACGAAGCGCAAACGCTGATGAAACAGCGAAGGCGGCGGAAACGTGTTAGAGTAGCTGGTCAACCTGGACAGACAGCAGAGTGGAGACCGTCACTTAGCGTTATCTCGGAGACCAAACCGGCTATAAGGGAGAAATCGGGAAAGGacgaggaaaagaagaaagttcGTCGGAAAAGTGAAGGCAACGATGGCGAAGATGCCGCGTCGTCACGATCTGGTCATGTTCGTTTCCGTAGTGACGATTTCGG GAGGAATGCTTTCGAACCGGTGATCCCGGCGTTCTCACCGACTCCGTTTATGTTTTGa